Genomic window (Rhodothermales bacterium):
GAGAGCGCCTGCCAGGAACAGGAGGGCGAAGAGGCGAGAAACGGACGAAGGGTTCATGGGATACGCTATAGCTAAATGACGTTCAGAGAGGGCGAACGACAGGTAATGCGCAGACGCCGGACAAAACTATCCCGGATCACCCCTCTTTTTTTAGATGGACCACCACGCGCGCCCGCTCCCCGAAGGCGTAGCGGTCGAGATTGACGGTGTCTCGGCCCAGACGCTGATAACAGCCGGCGGGGCTCTCGGGCTGGATATCTACCTGGCGGTACCCCGGCAGGCTGGCCTCGATCCGACGGACGCCTGGCGGCAATCGCAGGGTCTGTGGGGTGGTGTCCGGGGTATTTACGCCATCGATTGTGATGGCGGCGTTGGCAAGGGGCCGGCCCGTGTCCGCGTCTTCGGCGGCGACGATGACGAAGACGGGCGTCAAGAAGTCAACAGCGAGCGGGAGCGGCGTGTCGGGGGATAGGGTGATGGCACAACGCCATTCGCCGTACGCGGCGTTGACGACCCGGGCGGTGTAGTCGCCAGCTTCCACCGCGACATCCTCCATCGCCGCGCCGCTTGCGGTGGGGGTATCGTCCAAGAACAGGTCTCCCGATGGGCTGAAAGCCAGCCGGAGCAGGGATCGCGGCGCAATGGATACAGGCGCACCGGTGGTGTCAGCCACGGAAGCGGACGTATCGGGCGTGCCGGCCAGGTCGATGCCGGGCGTGGTGGGATCCAGCTCTGTCACCGGATGCGTGGCCGGCGGCTCAATTCCGCGGTCATCCGTCTGTGAATCCGTCGACACACTGGATGGATCCGGCAGGGAGATGGCCACGGCGCCATCGGATCGGCTGCCTGGTATGTTTGAAAGCGTCTCTAGCGGTGATTCGGGGGTCGGCAATTGCGTGGAATCGGCAGCGAGCAGCGACGAAGCCGGGATGTCCGAAAGGGCGGGCGGCCGATTCAGAACATAGATCAGGCCGCCGATCGCACCGATGGCCCCGATCGCGCCCCACAGGAGAGGTTTTTGACTGGATGGAGGCGGCGGAAGCGGTGGTTGAAGGGGCGGCGGAGGGGGCTCCCGTCGGGGCTGGTCAAGCGCCTGGATAGCGCGCAGCATCTCCTCGGCGGTGGCGAATCGGTCGTCCGGGCCTTTGGCCATGGCGCGTTCCACCACGGCGGAGAGAGCGACCGGAATCTCAAGTAGCCGGGGATAGAGTGGCTCGATGGGGCCTTCGACGATTTGCCGGCGAAGGGAGTATTCGTCGGAGCGGCGATCGTAGGGCAGCTCGCCGGCAAGCATCTCATACAGCATAACGCCCAGCGCGTAGAGATCGGCGCGGCCATCGATGTCGCGTGCGCCGCGGACTTGCTCCGGAGCCATGTACAGCAGGGTGCCGATGGCGCCGTGGGTCATCGTCTGCGCCGCGCCGCCGAGTTGTTTGGCAATGCCGAAGTCGAGCACCTTGACGAGAGGCCGGCCCTCGTCGTCGCGGGCGAGCATGACGTTCGCCGGCTTGAGGTCGCGATGGACGATGGCTAACCGGTGGGCCTTGCTCAGCGCCGTGAGCAGCTGGCGGGTGAGGAACAGCGCCTCTTTTGGCGAGAGCCGCCCG
Coding sequences:
- a CDS encoding serine/threonine-protein kinase, translated to MTDSWTRIRHLFRAANELDPSEWVQYLATACPDDAGVRDRVLQLLREQDRDEAFLESPAVAEAATENDDLPEGRRIGPYEVVRVIARGGMGVVYEARDVRLDKVVALKTMTPQLARNPTVRQRFEQEARTLARLEDPHVVRIHALQDEGPDTFIVMEYVQGPTLAEYLRRRGRLSPKEALFLTRQLLTALSKAHRLAIVHRDLKPANVMLARDDEGRPLVKVLDFGIAKQLGGAAQTMTHGAIGTLLYMAPEQVRGARDIDGRADLYALGVMLYEMLAGELPYDRRSDEYSLRRQIVEGPIEPLYPRLLEIPVALSAVVERAMAKGPDDRFATAEEMLRAIQALDQPRREPPPPPLQPPLPPPPSSQKPLLWGAIGAIGAIGGLIYVLNRPPALSDIPASSLLAADSTQLPTPESPLETLSNIPGSRSDGAVAISLPDPSSVSTDSQTDDRGIEPPATHPVTELDPTTPGIDLAGTPDTSASVADTTGAPVSIAPRSLLRLAFSPSGDLFLDDTPTASGAAMEDVAVEAGDYTARVVNAAYGEWRCAITLSPDTPLPLAVDFLTPVFVIVAAEDADTGRPLANAAITIDGVNTPDTTPQTLRLPPGVRRIEASLPGYRQVDIQPESPAGCYQRLGRDTVNLDRYAFGERARVVVHLKKEG